The Monomorium pharaonis isolate MP-MQ-018 chromosome 5, ASM1337386v2, whole genome shotgun sequence genome includes a window with the following:
- the LOC105830705 gene encoding zinc finger protein 341, protein MAQSILDALTDVSLDGSSVQSLLESQTLIAEVEQSAIDQDEEDIFQCGKCKSQFTSLQMFVLHKRAHKKSQQQTVDLTQFLTNDESQVMHVEDATQDESQYNSQETFQLGEPIILEEADMLFSVDQEAANYFMTDSTFSVPIILNTESLDTFGNAAIEATKEDSSEMLILKSDLSSQEDTSSQSEHPCVSLVDNKLSLVDNKTPLEDNESSLENNETSLQDNLLDESENDINRTQNLKYKCGYCNKQFAKKFYWQQHERSHTGEKPYQCVVCGRAFAQKSNVKKHMSSHKVWPGTAIHSLPPEAPPDGSIDRTYHCQFCKETFDSYKALKGHLIVSHLALKVYKCVQSSCSMMFSDLEEFLEHTRSHKCSEYRCHVCGEVFSTLSDLGCHQYVHSVQKQKTTEKYYCCSTCKSSFSNLEALQHHMETTTHNYACLHCGKSFLIERFLRRHLKTHSASARFACEDCGKAFKTEQYLANHKLIHSEETPFTCPHCPARFKRKDRLGRHMLIHDLTKRLKCPFRNYLGCMSEFSRPDKLKRHLLTHSNVKRFSCSHCNRNFHRAQALKHHEMKHNLKCDICSHAFKTKEQLLTHNCEQLNETKKHTSSQLPKKASGSFKPRKPTPKRQTLSKTAIPLADKEKLEKLKADEIEKKIASETFRSDDFEEESSKKIGNVPLISKIESIGDELNERSNSPVMSFEDGLKRNMEFYSPYTSE, encoded by the exons ATGGCGCAGTCTATCCTCGACGCTCTGACAG aTGTCTCGTTGGATGGCTCCTCTGTGCAGTCTTTGCTGGAGTCGCAAACTCTGATAGCTGAAGTTGAGCAATCAG cAATTGATCAAGATGAGGAAGACATATTTCAATGTGGCAAGTGCAAGAGCCAGTTTACATCACTCCAGATGTTTGTACTCCACAAGAGGGCACATAAAAAGTCGCAGCAGCAAACAGTGGACTTGACTCAGTTTTTAACGAACGACGAGAGTCAGGTAATGCATGTAGAAGATGCCACGCAAGATGAGTCGCAGTATAATTCACAGGAGACCTTTCAGCTTGGAGAACCAATTATTCTCGAAGAAGCTGACATGCTATTTAG TGTGGATCAGGAAGCTGCCAATTATTTCATGACCGACTCTACGTTCAGCGTGCCGATTATCTTGAATACAGAGAGCCTGGACACTTTCGGTAACGCTGCCATCGAGGCGACGAAAGAGGACTCGAGCGAGATGCTGATACTGAAAAGCGACCTCAGTTCGCAAGAGGATACCTCAAGCCAATCCGAACATCCTTGTGTCTCGTTAGTCGACAACAAGCTATCTCTGGTGGACAATAAGACGCCTCTAGAAGACAACGAATCTTCTCTTGAGAACAACGAGACATCCCTTCAGGATAATTTACTCGATGAATCGGAAAATGACATTAATCGAACGCAGAACTTGAAg TATAAGTGCGGTTATTGCAACAAGcagtttgcaaaaaaattctattggCAACAGCACGAACGTTCTCACACTGGAGAAAAGCCTTATCAATGCGTAGTGTGCGGTCGTGCATTCGCGCAGAAATCAAACGTAAAAAAACACATGTCTTCGCACAAAGTATGGCCTGGTACTGCCATTCACTCGTTACCACCAGAg GCGCCTCCGGATGGAAGCATCGACCGCACGTACCATTGTCAGTTCTGCAAGGAAACGTTCGACTCGTACAAAGCCCTGAAAGGTCACCTAATCGTCTCGCATTTGGCGCTGAAAGTATACAAATGTGTGCAAAGCAGCTGCAGCATGATGTTCTCGGATCTGGAGGAGTTCCTGGAGCACACGCGCAGTCACAAGTGCTCGGAGTATCGGTGCCACGTATGCGGCGAGGTGTTCAGCACCTTGTCGGATCTTGGCTGCCATCAGTACGTCCACTCCGTCCAGAAGCAGAAGACTACAGAGAAGTATTATTGCTGCTCGACTTGCAAATCGTCGTTCTCGAATCTGGAGGCGTTGCAGCATCACATGGAGACTACCACGCACAATTACGCGTGCCTGCACTGCGGCAAGAGCTTCCTCATCGAAAGATTTCTGCGCCGTCATCTCAAGACCCACTCGGCATCGGCGAGATTTGCCTGCGAGGATTGCGGCAAGGCTTTTAAAACAGAACAGTACCTGGCTAATCATAAGCTAATACACAGTGAAGAGACACCTTTTACTTGTCCG cATTGTCCAGCCAGATTCAAACGGAAAGACCGATTGGGCCGGCACATGCTGATCCATGATTTGACAAAGAGGCTCAAGTGCCCATTTCGCAACTACCTGGGCTGCATGAGCGAGTTTTCGCGGCCCGACAAGCTCAAACGGCATTTATTGACGCACAGCAACGTTAAACGCTTTAGTTGCAGTCACTGCAATCGCAACTTCCATCGGGCACAAGCTCTCAAGCATCACGAGATGAAGCACAACCTTAAGTGCGACATCTGCTCCCAC GCCTTTAAGACTAAGGAACAGTTGCTTACTCACAACTGCGAGCAATTGAATGAGACCAAGAAGCACACCAGCTCGCAGCTACCGAAAAAGGCGTCCGGATCATTTAAGCCAAGAAAGCCCACTCCAAAGAGACAAACGTTATCAAAGACTGCAATTCCGCTTGCCGACAAAGAGAAATTAGAAAAGCTTAAAGCtgatgaaatagaaaaaaag ATTGCCTCTGAAACATTCAGATCTGACGATTTCGAAGAAGAATCCAGCAAGAAAATTGGGAACGTTCCTCTCATCTCGAAAATCGAGTCGATCGGTGATGAATTAAACGAGCGATCTAACTCGCCAGTTATGAGTTTTGAGGATGGTTTGAAGCGCAACATGGAATTTTACTCGCCCTACACGAGCGAGtag
- the LOC105830704 gene encoding probable cytosolic oligopeptidase A has product MAVSFLGRRIALTRRNFLKIPKRHGYIVLLPEIGEESSEKNPLLKDDNLPEFNTFTIEKCIAAIGKQTVDFEEKMKTLEKTVDSTKDLDIFNDWLHPIEDAYLPLETTWGIAKTLYFGNQSLMPTKCYMGIHERAIRAIATKFGSASLFKACKEALDNKDIKLTHSQKRVLTKYVLEGTLNGLQLQGKTFEKYLDDLSYVSSKVKEYKAKYESATAAYSMIIHNKHIVEDFPEDYLKSIAIDSKQPYLGPWMITLKPYILQPFMEYCPDRELRATIWDADVIRCSNYQERSVQSSVTLEELRGRRIEQAKRLGFKSYADMSMQTKMAGTLENLHNTLEILRSTAFPVQEQEIASLTEFAKERDFNDIIRVWDVAFWGRKQRRSMFNYDDNKWREYFPLPTVLSGLFEHIESLFNVKIVENKKADIWHKDVRFFDIFDLNESSAAPIANFYLDPYARGREKFRKEQDSGWVSTIKSKSKIGNSTPLIALIFNFPPPVGDKPSLLSFRDLQVLFQKFGHGLQHLLTTVEYSDIAGLSFVEWDAVFICDFFMENWLYEPFMLQKISGHYETKEPLPAEVIESIKTMRSHLAGYKLCKELYLSHLDLDLHSSETFWVQMMKRLWPKYFALPLEKRNVHVCNFEAIWSGNWAAAYFSKVWSEMIAADLYTAFQEVKSDESQQKELGARFRNTFLSLGGSYPAAEVFRKFRGRDPSPQALLDNLGLTRAVKETK; this is encoded by the exons ATGGCGGTGTCCTTTCTTGGGAGAAGAATTGCTCTAACGCGacggaattttttgaaaattccgAAGCGACACGGCTATATAGTTTT ACTTCCAGAAATAGGCGAAGAATCGTCAGAGAAAAATCCTTTATTAAAAGATGACAATTTGCCAGAGTTTAACACATTTacaattgaaaaatgtatagcGGCTATTGGAAAGCAAACTGTAGATTTTGAAGAAAAGATGAAAACTCTGGAAAAAACTGTAGATT caacAAAAGATctagatatatttaatgattgGTTGCATCCAATCGAGGATGCATATCTTCCCCTAGAGACCACTTGGGGAATAGCAAAGACTTTGTATTTTGGTAATCAGAGTCTAATGCCTACAAAATGCTACATGGGTATCCACGAACGTGCCATAAGAGCCATCGCTACTAAATTTGGTAGTGCATCGCTCTTTAAAGCATGCAAGGAGGCGCTGGACAATAAGGACATTAAATTGACACATTCGCAAAAGAGAGTGCTTACCAAGTATGTGCTGGAGGGAACATTAAATGGCCTGCAGTTGCAGGGTAAAAcattcgaaaaatatttggacGACTTGAGCTATGTTTCATCGAAAGTCAAGGAATACAAGGCGAAATACGAG aGTGCTACAGCTGCATATAGTATGATAATACATAACAAACACATTGTAGAAGATTTTCCGGAAGATTATCTCAAATCCATCGCAATCGATTCTAAACAACCTTATCTGGGCCCTTGGATGATCACTTTAAAACCGTACATTTTACAGCCATTTATGG AGTATTGTCCTGACCGTGAACTGAGAGCAACGATTTGGGATGCTGATGTTATCCGGTGCTCTAATTATCAGGAAAGATCCGTTCAATCCAGCGTGACGTTGGAGGAACTTCGAGGAAGGAGAATTGAGCAGGCAAAACGCTTAGGATTCAAGAGTTATGCGGATATGAGTATGCAGACAAAAATGGCTGGCACTCTAGAGAATCTGCACAACACGCTAGAAATTCTTCGGAGTACTG CTTTCCCAGTTCAAGAACAGGAAATTGCAAGTTTAACTGAGTTTGCAAAAGAGAGAGACTTCAATGATATTATAAGGGTATGGGATGTTGCATTTTGGGGTAGAAAACAACGTCGTAGTATGTTTAa CTACGATGATAACAAATGGAGAGAATATTTTCCGCTACCGACCGTTCTGTCGGGTCTTTTCGAGCACATCGAGTCACTTTTCAACGTAAAAATCGTTGAAAACAAGAAAGCAGATATCTGGCATAAGGATGTTCGGTTTTTCGACATATTCGACTTGAACGAATCCAGTGCAGCACCTATCGCAAACTTTTACTTGGATCCTTATGCTAGAGGCAGAGAAAAATTCCGCAAAGAGCAAGACTCGGGATGGGTATCCACGATCAAAAGCAAAAGCAAAATCGGCAATAGCACTCCGTTGATCGCcctgatatttaattttccgcCACCAGTAGGCGATAAACCCTCACTGCTCTCCTTCAGAGATCTGCAGGTTCTCTTCCAGAAG TTTGGACATGGTTTGCAACATTTGCTAACTACGGTTGAGTACTCTGATATTGCCGGATTATCATTTGTGGAATGGGACGCCGTATTCATTTGCGATTTCTTCATGGAAAACtg GCTGTACGAACCATTCATGTTGCAAAAAATCTCCGGACATTATGAAACAAAAGAGCCATTACCTGCAGAAGTTATTGAAAGTATTAAAACAATGAGATCGCACTTGGCTGGCTACAAACTTTGTAAAGAACTTTACTTGTCACATTTGGATCTGGATTTGCATTCCAG tgaAACATTTTGGGTGCAAATGATGAAACGCCTGTGGccgaaatattttgcattgcCTCTCGAAAAAAGGAACGTTCACGTTTGCAATTTTGAAGCTATATGGAGTGGCAATTGGGCAGCCGCATATTTTAG CAAAGTTTGGTCCGAGATGATAGCTGCCGATTTGTATACGGCTTTTCAAGAAGTCAAATCTGACGAGTCACAGCAGAAGGAGTTAGGTGCTAGGTTTcgcaatacatttttatcctTAGGTGGCAGTTATCCTGCCGCCGAGGTGTTCAGGAAGTTCAGGGGAAGGGATCCGAGTCCGCAGGCATTATTGGACAATCTCGGGTTAACACGAGCAGTGAAGGAAACTAAGTGA